A single window of Anomaloglossus baeobatrachus isolate aAnoBae1 chromosome 9, aAnoBae1.hap1, whole genome shotgun sequence DNA harbors:
- the GPR174 gene encoding putative G-protein coupled receptor 174, producing the protein MLTGGNVTDGCGVDGRFLDYLYAITYAIIFIPGLIGNVLALWVFHVYKKETKRAVIFMINLAIADLLQVLSLPLRIFYYLHKSWPFGRFLCMFCFYLKYVNMYASIFFLVCISVRRFMYLIYPFNFTGRRRLCDVYVSVAGWILVCVSCLAFPLLRIGNETSGASNEQKCFVDLPLLDIGLASSIVTVTAAELFGFVSPLLIIVFCTWRTVTSLREPHAASHDLGEKRKALKMILTCAGVFLVCFAPYHFSFPLDFLAKAEKIASCSQRRTILTLHPVALCLASMNCCLDPIIYYFTTDEFRRRLSRQDLVDGTELHIFYSKDLTDQNDGRSS; encoded by the coding sequence ATGCTGACTGGTGGCAATGTTACAGACGGCTGTGGGGTGGACGGGCGCTTCCTGGATTACCTGTACGCCATCACCTACGCCATCATCTTCATCCCGGGGCTTATCGGGAACGTCCTGGCGCTCTGGGTGTTCCACGTGTACAAGAAGGAGACAAAGCGCGCCGTCATCTTCATGATTAACCTCGCCATTGCTGACTTGCTGCAGGTCCTGTCGCTGCCGCTGCGGATATTCTACTACCTGCACAAGTCGTGGCCATTCGGCCGCTTCCTCTGTATGTTCTGCTTCTACCTGAAGTATGTAAATATGTACGCCAGCATCTTCTTCCTGGTCTGCATCAGCGTCCGCCGCTTCATGTACCTCATCTACCCCTTCAACTTCACCGGCAggaggcggctgtgtgacgtctacGTCAGCGTCGCCGGCTGGATCCTCGTCTGCGTCAGTTGTCTCGCGTTTCCGCTGTTGCGGATCGGGAACGAGACGAGTGGCGCCAGCAATGAGCAGAAATGCTTTGTGGACCTCCCTCTGCTGGACATCGGACTGGCCAGCTCCATCGTGACGGTGACCGCGGCCGAGCTCTTTGGCTTCGTCAGTCCGCTGCTTATCATCGTGTTCTGCACCTGGAGGACGGTGACGTCGCTGCGTGAGCCGCATGCCGCCTCTCACGACCTCGGGGAGAAGAGGAAGGCGCTGAAGATGATCCTGACCTGCGCCGGCGTCTTCCTCGTCTGCTTCGCTCCTTATCACTTCAGCTTCCCGTTAGATTTCCTGGCCAAGGCCGAGAAGATCGCATCGTGCTCACAGCGCAGAACCATCCTCACCCTGCACCCCGTGGCGCTGTGCCTGGCCAGTATGAACTGCTGCCTGGATCCCATCATCTACTACTTCACCACCGACGAGTTCCGGAGGAGACTGTCCCGGCAGGACCTGGTGGACGGCACCGAGCTGCACATCTTCTACAGTAAAGACCTGACGGATCAGAACGACGGCAGGTCCAGCTGA